From Micrococcus porci, one genomic window encodes:
- a CDS encoding SDR family oxidoreductase produces the protein MTTPEKKDDAPAIPVQDSQLAHDDPRTRHPKLHITKQRQPEPGLDVKTDPVPDIGLDSYRGAGRLTGRKALITGGDSGIGAAVAIAYAREGADVAIAYLPQEQPDADRVLAAIEAAGRTAVALPGDLMDVDYRASLVDEAAQRLGGLDILVNNAGKQFISDDLVDLTDEQVHETFQINIMSMFTLSRAALKHMGPGSTIVNTTSVQAYNPNPRLLDYAATKGAINNFTKGLAEQLGPKGIRVNAVAPGPIWTVQHVSYGEPEEKLPEFGHSTPLGRAGQPVEMAPAYVFLASGESSYVNGETLNANGGTPTP, from the coding sequence ATGACCACTCCAGAGAAGAAGGACGACGCCCCCGCAATCCCCGTGCAGGACTCCCAGCTGGCCCACGACGACCCGCGCACCCGCCACCCGAAGCTCCACATCACCAAGCAGCGCCAGCCCGAGCCGGGCCTGGACGTGAAGACGGATCCCGTCCCGGACATCGGTCTGGACTCGTACCGGGGGGCGGGCCGGCTGACCGGCCGCAAGGCCCTGATCACCGGCGGCGACTCCGGCATCGGCGCCGCGGTCGCCATCGCCTACGCCCGTGAGGGCGCGGACGTCGCCATCGCCTACCTGCCTCAGGAGCAGCCCGACGCCGACCGCGTCCTGGCGGCGATCGAGGCGGCCGGGCGCACCGCCGTCGCGCTGCCGGGGGACCTGATGGACGTGGACTACCGCGCCTCCCTCGTGGACGAGGCGGCGCAGCGCCTCGGCGGCCTGGACATCCTCGTGAACAACGCGGGCAAGCAGTTCATCTCCGATGACCTGGTCGATCTCACCGACGAGCAGGTCCACGAGACGTTCCAGATCAACATCATGTCCATGTTCACGCTCAGCCGCGCCGCGCTGAAGCACATGGGCCCGGGCAGCACGATCGTGAACACCACCTCGGTGCAGGCCTACAACCCCAACCCGAGGCTCCTCGACTACGCCGCCACCAAGGGCGCCATCAACAACTTCACCAAGGGCCTGGCCGAGCAGCTCGGCCCGAAGGGCATCCGCGTCAACGCGGTGGCGCCCGGGCCCATCTGGACGGTGCAGCACGTGTCCTACGGCGAGCCCGAGGAGAAGCTCCCCGAGTTCGGCCACAGCACCCCGCTCGGTCGCGCCGGCCAGCCCGTGGAGATGGCGCCCGCCTACGTGTTCCTGGCCTCGGGCGAGTCCAGCTACGTCAACGGCGAGACCCTCAACGCCAACGGCGGCACGCCCACCCCGTGA
- a CDS encoding amino acid permease, which translates to MRHIQFIALGSAIGTGLFYGSATAIQLAGPAVILAYLVAGAAVFMVMRALGELAVRHPVPGSFGQYADRYLGPFAGFVTGWTFVFEMVVVAIADVTAFGVYMGFWFPDTPRWIWVTAVILFIAAVNTRHVKVFGELEFWLSIVKVSAILAMVIGGVALLVMGVSLDAATPAGVQNLVDHGGFAPHGAAGVLAALSVVVFAFGGVETIGITAGEAQDPGRAIPRAVNAVPARILLFYVMTMVVIMSLVPWDRITGEASPFVEIFSTLGVPAAPAILNLVVITAAISAINADTFSAGRMLFGMAQQGRAPAVFASVSRGGVPWMAAVVMGLALAVGAVLNAVIPEDVFVVVASIATFATVWVWLMILLAHIAMRREVARRGLPASAFPVPLWPAASWAAVAFVLLVVGLLGWFSDTRVAMIVGLVWLVLLGAAYRLFLHGHGRSRPDLEEGAASSP; encoded by the coding sequence ATGCGGCACATCCAGTTCATCGCGCTGGGCTCGGCGATCGGCACGGGCCTGTTCTACGGCTCGGCCACCGCCATCCAGCTGGCCGGGCCCGCCGTGATCCTGGCGTACCTGGTGGCCGGGGCCGCCGTGTTCATGGTGATGCGCGCCCTCGGGGAGCTCGCCGTGCGCCACCCCGTGCCCGGCTCCTTCGGCCAGTACGCCGACCGCTACCTCGGCCCGTTCGCCGGGTTCGTCACCGGATGGACCTTCGTGTTCGAGATGGTCGTGGTGGCCATCGCCGACGTCACCGCGTTCGGCGTCTACATGGGCTTCTGGTTCCCGGACACCCCACGGTGGATCTGGGTGACGGCCGTGATCCTCTTCATCGCCGCCGTGAACACCCGCCACGTGAAGGTGTTCGGTGAGCTGGAGTTCTGGCTGAGCATCGTGAAGGTGAGCGCCATCCTCGCGATGGTCATCGGCGGCGTCGCCCTGCTGGTCATGGGCGTCTCCCTCGACGCCGCCACGCCGGCGGGCGTGCAGAACCTGGTGGACCACGGCGGATTCGCCCCGCACGGCGCGGCCGGCGTGCTCGCGGCGCTGTCCGTCGTCGTCTTCGCCTTCGGCGGCGTGGAGACCATCGGCATCACCGCCGGCGAGGCGCAGGACCCGGGCCGGGCCATCCCCCGCGCCGTGAACGCCGTGCCCGCGCGGATCCTGCTGTTCTACGTGATGACGATGGTGGTCATCATGTCCCTGGTGCCGTGGGACCGGATCACCGGGGAGGCCAGCCCGTTCGTGGAGATCTTCTCCACCCTCGGCGTCCCCGCCGCCCCCGCCATCCTCAACCTGGTGGTCATCACCGCCGCGATCTCCGCGATCAACGCGGACACCTTCAGCGCCGGGCGCATGCTCTTCGGCATGGCGCAGCAGGGGCGGGCCCCGGCCGTCTTCGCCTCCGTCTCCCGCGGCGGCGTGCCGTGGATGGCGGCCGTGGTGATGGGCCTGGCGCTCGCCGTGGGCGCCGTGCTCAACGCGGTCATCCCCGAGGACGTGTTCGTCGTCGTGGCCTCGATCGCCACGTTCGCCACCGTCTGGGTGTGGCTGATGATCCTGCTCGCGCATATCGCCATGCGCCGGGAGGTCGCCCGCCGCGGCCTGCCCGCGTCCGCGTTCCCGGTGCCGCTGTGGCCGGCGGCGTCGTGGGCCGCCGTGGCGTTCGTGCTCCTCGTCGTCGGCCTGCTCGGCTGGTTCTCGGACACCCGCGTGGCCATGATCGTGGGCCTCGTGTGGCTCGTGCTGCTCGGGGCGGCCTACCGGCTGTTCCTGCACGGCCACGGCCGCAGCCGGCCGGACCTCGAGGAGGGCGCCGCGTCGTCGCCGTGA
- a CDS encoding GmrSD restriction endonuclease domain-containing protein — MALGLLLLSLLVGGFTGSPSPSAASQAPDGRSAAPSAPDAPGDPAGSAPAPAPTPDRAEAPVSDRAEAPAPAPAPASAPAPAPGDAGEAAPSSPAAEAPAADGTALAALQSLPVKGRAPKTGYSREQFGPAWADVDRNGCDTRNDVLRRDLADVVLKAGTNGCVVLSGTLHGPYTGEVIAFQRGPGTSTAVQIDHVVSLSDAWQKGAQGLSAGRRAAFGNDPLNLLAVQGSVNQSKSDGDAATWLPPLRSARCPMVARQIAVKARYGLWVTPAERDAMARVLRECPGQGLPAEGGPVDPSPETAAEPTPQAPAPTVQAPAPAPAAPAGGADPSFSSCRKAKAAGYGPYVQGVDPEYAWYRDGDGDGMNCE, encoded by the coding sequence GTGGCCCTCGGGCTCCTGCTGCTCAGCCTGCTCGTCGGCGGGTTCACGGGATCCCCGTCGCCGAGCGCGGCGTCGCAGGCACCCGACGGGAGGTCCGCGGCACCCTCGGCCCCGGACGCGCCGGGCGACCCGGCCGGCTCCGCCCCGGCCCCCGCCCCCACACCGGACCGCGCGGAGGCCCCCGTATCGGACCGCGCGGAGGCCCCCGCGCCCGCACCCGCGCCTGCATCCGCGCCCGCACCCGCGCCCGGCGACGCCGGGGAGGCCGCGCCGTCGTCGCCCGCCGCCGAGGCCCCGGCCGCGGACGGGACCGCTCTGGCGGCCCTGCAGTCGTTGCCCGTGAAGGGACGCGCGCCGAAGACGGGCTACAGCCGGGAGCAGTTCGGCCCCGCCTGGGCGGACGTCGACCGCAACGGCTGCGACACCCGCAATGATGTCCTGCGCCGCGATCTCGCCGACGTGGTGCTCAAGGCCGGCACGAACGGGTGCGTCGTGCTCAGCGGCACCCTCCACGGCCCGTACACCGGCGAGGTGATCGCGTTCCAACGCGGGCCGGGGACGTCGACGGCGGTCCAGATCGACCACGTGGTCTCCCTCTCCGACGCCTGGCAGAAGGGCGCGCAGGGCCTGAGCGCGGGCCGCCGCGCCGCGTTCGGCAACGACCCCCTCAACCTCCTGGCCGTGCAGGGCTCCGTGAACCAGTCCAAGTCCGACGGCGACGCCGCCACCTGGCTGCCCCCGCTGCGCTCGGCCCGGTGCCCGATGGTGGCCCGGCAGATCGCCGTCAAGGCCCGTTACGGGCTGTGGGTCACCCCCGCCGAGCGCGACGCCATGGCCCGTGTGCTCCGGGAGTGCCCCGGTCAGGGTCTGCCCGCGGAGGGCGGGCCCGTCGACCCGTCTCCCGAGACGGCGGCGGAGCCCACACCCCAGGCCCCGGCCCCGACCGTCCAGGCCCCCGCCCCGGCGCCCGCGGCCCCGGCCGGCGGGGCGGACCCCTCGTTCAGCAGCTGCAGGAAGGCGAAGGCGGCCGGCTACGGCCCCTACGTGCAGGGTGTGGACCCGGAGTACGCCTGGTACCGGGACGGCGACGGGGACGGCATGAACTGCGAGTGA
- a CDS encoding aldo/keto reductase, with translation MTTVPQTPFRDGQSIPQLGYGVWQVEDAVAADVVEQAVRAGYRHIDTAAVYGNEEGVGRAVAAAGVPREELFITTKVWNSDQGYDEALAALEASLAKLGTDYVDLWLIHWAKPAQGKYVDTWKALIEAQRQGRARSIGVSNFPAEQLEEIISATGVVPVIHQVETHPYWQQRELREVESRHGIVHESWSPLGQGGELLSDPVITAIAEAHGATPAQVVIAWHLAEGFVVIPKSVTPERIVSNLTAAELELTAEEVDQIRGLDRADGRIGPDPASITF, from the coding sequence ATGACCACCGTCCCGCAGACCCCGTTCCGTGACGGCCAGTCCATCCCGCAGCTCGGCTACGGCGTGTGGCAGGTCGAGGACGCGGTGGCCGCCGACGTCGTCGAGCAGGCCGTCCGCGCCGGCTACCGGCACATCGACACCGCCGCCGTCTACGGCAACGAGGAGGGCGTCGGACGCGCCGTCGCCGCCGCCGGCGTGCCGCGCGAGGAGCTGTTCATCACCACCAAGGTGTGGAACTCCGACCAGGGGTACGACGAGGCCCTCGCCGCCCTCGAGGCCTCGCTCGCCAAGCTCGGCACGGACTACGTGGACCTCTGGCTGATCCATTGGGCCAAGCCGGCCCAGGGGAAGTACGTGGACACGTGGAAGGCGCTCATCGAGGCGCAGCGCCAGGGCAGGGCGCGCTCGATCGGCGTCTCCAACTTCCCCGCGGAGCAGCTCGAGGAGATCATCTCCGCCACCGGCGTGGTCCCCGTGATCCACCAGGTGGAGACGCACCCCTACTGGCAGCAGCGCGAGCTGCGCGAGGTCGAGTCCCGCCACGGGATCGTGCACGAGTCCTGGTCCCCGCTCGGCCAGGGCGGCGAGCTGCTCTCCGATCCGGTGATCACGGCCATCGCCGAGGCCCACGGAGCGACGCCGGCCCAGGTCGTCATCGCCTGGCACCTCGCCGAGGGTTTCGTGGTCATCCCCAAGTCCGTGACCCCCGAGCGCATCGTCTCCAACCTGACCGCGGCGGAGCTGGAGCTCACCGCGGAGGAGGTCGACCAGATCCGCGGGCTCGACCGCGCCGACGGCCGCATCGGCCCGGACCCGGCCTCGATCACCTTCTGA
- a CDS encoding queuosine precursor transporter: protein MNTTPASRSEPTSGQGAAASAAAPHSHYDIFVGVFVALLILSGVTAAKLFYGPTVPGVSDVFYGGGPLIFDGGAFLFPLSYVVGDILAEVYGLRRARRAIYIGFAMLVVAALTYRLVALTTPVEGFEAWDQALAPTLRITLAGLAGYIVGSLLNATVVARMKARMAERAVAWRLIASTLVGEFFDTLIFCLVAFAGTITLADLANYTVTGYVYKCLVEICIVPVTLLVIRWLKRHEPTYRAQPTPAPVSAPTA, encoded by the coding sequence GTGAACACCACCCCTGCATCCCGGTCCGAGCCCACGTCTGGGCAGGGCGCCGCCGCCTCCGCCGCAGCGCCCCACAGCCACTACGACATCTTCGTCGGCGTCTTCGTCGCCCTCCTGATCCTCTCCGGCGTCACCGCCGCCAAGCTCTTCTACGGCCCCACCGTCCCCGGGGTGTCCGACGTCTTCTACGGCGGCGGGCCCCTGATCTTCGACGGCGGCGCCTTCCTGTTCCCGCTGTCCTACGTGGTGGGCGACATCCTCGCCGAGGTCTATGGCCTGAGGCGTGCGCGCCGGGCGATCTACATCGGCTTCGCCATGCTGGTCGTCGCCGCCCTCACCTACCGGCTGGTCGCCCTGACGACGCCGGTGGAGGGCTTCGAGGCCTGGGACCAGGCGCTCGCCCCCACCCTGCGCATCACCCTGGCCGGCCTGGCCGGGTACATCGTGGGCAGCCTGCTCAACGCCACCGTGGTGGCCCGCATGAAGGCCCGCATGGCCGAGCGCGCCGTGGCCTGGCGGCTCATCGCCTCCACCCTGGTGGGCGAGTTCTTCGACACCCTGATCTTCTGCCTGGTGGCCTTCGCCGGGACCATCACCCTGGCCGACCTCGCGAACTACACGGTCACCGGGTACGTCTACAAGTGCCTCGTGGAGATCTGCATCGTGCCGGTGACGCTGCTGGTCATCCGTTGGCTCAAGCGGCACGAGCCGACCTACCGGGCTCAGCCGACGCCCGCCCCCGTGAGCGCGCCGACCGCCTGA
- a CDS encoding nucleoside hydrolase: MTARLLADVDTGIDDACALLHLVGAHRLGAGPELAAVTTTGGNATARDCALNTAAVLDLAGRADVEVAVGAETPLRRPAVTTPETHGDGGLGHARIDRRPERLSPRPAVDVWLDELRAHPGETTILCTAPLTNLALALRAEPRLPFLARGIVIMGGSFYHPGNTTPTAEWNTWVDPDSAKEVFAAVEGLPEDRLPIVCALETTERIEYTPALLDGLLADAGARPARWDVARPRVSGPAADTGHPVTDVLADALRFYFEFHHDYDQGYIAHLHDLVAAQVAAGQADVTLQATVVDVEADSELLRGTTVHDDRRIWGRRPNARRVTGCDPRRVFEDFAQAVGALTGAGVG, from the coding sequence GTGACCGCCCGCCTCCTCGCCGACGTCGACACCGGCATCGACGACGCCTGCGCCCTGCTCCACCTCGTGGGCGCCCACCGCCTCGGCGCCGGCCCCGAGCTCGCGGCCGTCACCACCACGGGCGGCAACGCGACCGCCCGGGACTGCGCCCTGAACACGGCCGCGGTGCTGGACCTGGCCGGCCGGGCCGACGTCGAGGTGGCCGTCGGTGCCGAGACCCCGCTGCGCCGCCCCGCGGTCACCACCCCGGAGACCCACGGCGACGGCGGTCTCGGCCATGCCCGGATCGATCGCCGCCCCGAGCGGCTCTCGCCCCGGCCCGCCGTGGACGTGTGGCTGGACGAGCTGCGGGCCCACCCCGGGGAGACGACGATCCTCTGCACCGCGCCGCTGACGAACCTGGCCCTCGCCCTGCGCGCCGAGCCGCGCCTGCCGTTCCTCGCCCGCGGCATCGTGATCATGGGCGGCTCCTTCTATCATCCGGGCAACACGACGCCCACCGCCGAGTGGAACACCTGGGTGGACCCGGACTCCGCGAAGGAGGTGTTCGCGGCCGTCGAGGGACTGCCCGAGGACCGCCTGCCGATCGTCTGCGCGCTCGAGACCACGGAGCGGATCGAGTACACGCCGGCCCTGCTGGACGGACTCCTGGCCGACGCCGGGGCCCGCCCCGCGCGCTGGGACGTCGCACGCCCGCGCGTCTCCGGGCCCGCCGCGGACACCGGCCACCCGGTCACGGACGTCCTCGCGGACGCCCTGCGGTTCTACTTCGAGTTCCACCACGACTACGACCAGGGGTACATCGCCCACCTGCATGACCTCGTCGCCGCCCAGGTCGCCGCGGGCCAGGCGGACGTCACGCTGCAGGCGACCGTCGTCGACGTCGAGGCGGACTCGGAGCTGCTGCGCGGCACCACCGTCCACGACGACAGACGCATCTGGGGCCGCCGCCCGAACGCGCGACGCGTCACGGGCTGCGACCCCAGAAGGGTGTTCGAGGACTTCGCTCAGGCGGTCGGCGCGCTCACGGGGGCGGGCGTCGGCTGA
- a CDS encoding phage holin family protein, producing MSHAAPTAAPRAPRPTTPVTPQTRASSLTDLLAAVVRLLPLQLKDELALAKGQAAAKGKKAGIGAALAVVGLFFLALMTIALVVALIGAFANPPFWFPALMVALVFLVLGLVLAGVGAMQIKGAMPLVPQETVRNLEYDLGYLKEGNDFDPAEYDRLKAERAEAKRLEKQREAERKKVEKEENKQARKDGLAAPHPAKDDASEDEVRRRAELRRRHLGDIRSGLDEKTSVKGQVAAFTAQRKLRGTTPDTAHATEQTAPFTTAARAGEQTAAAEDYVKERWQPLALLGASGTAFAVLASRLRGRKG from the coding sequence ATGTCCCACGCCGCACCCACGGCAGCGCCGCGCGCGCCCCGCCCCACCACGCCGGTCACGCCCCAGACCCGCGCCAGCTCCCTGACCGACCTGCTCGCCGCCGTCGTGCGCCTGTTGCCGCTGCAGCTCAAGGACGAGCTGGCGCTCGCGAAGGGCCAGGCCGCCGCCAAGGGCAAGAAGGCCGGCATCGGGGCCGCGCTGGCCGTCGTGGGCCTGTTCTTCCTCGCCCTCATGACCATCGCCCTGGTGGTCGCGCTGATCGGCGCGTTCGCGAACCCGCCGTTCTGGTTCCCGGCGCTGATGGTCGCCCTCGTCTTCCTCGTGCTGGGCCTCGTGCTCGCCGGCGTCGGCGCCATGCAGATCAAGGGCGCCATGCCCCTGGTTCCGCAGGAGACCGTGCGCAACCTCGAGTACGACCTCGGCTACCTCAAGGAGGGCAACGACTTCGACCCGGCCGAGTACGACCGCCTGAAGGCCGAGCGCGCCGAGGCCAAGCGCCTGGAGAAGCAGCGCGAGGCGGAGCGCAAGAAGGTGGAGAAGGAGGAGAACAAGCAGGCCCGCAAGGACGGCCTCGCCGCTCCCCACCCCGCCAAGGACGACGCCTCCGAGGACGAGGTCCGCCGCCGCGCCGAGCTGCGCCGCCGCCACCTGGGCGACATCCGCTCCGGCCTGGACGAGAAGACCAGCGTGAAGGGCCAGGTCGCCGCGTTCACCGCCCAGCGCAAGCTGCGCGGCACCACCCCGGACACCGCCCACGCCACCGAGCAGACCGCGCCGTTCACCACGGCCGCCCGCGCCGGTGAGCAGACCGCCGCCGCCGAGGATTACGTGAAGGAGCGCTGGCAGCCGCTGGCCCTGCTCGGCGCCTCCGGCACCGCGTTCGCCGTGCTGGCCTCGCGCCTGCGCGGACGCAAGGGCTGA
- the glsA gene encoding glutaminase A — protein sequence MTRRGRRSVPLIIAVAQRYDRKMGIGSLIATMLPSSIAFLPACTGMVIGWRWLGLPLGPNARSSAHRDRPGARPRPGRPSTTVTGMDTTRFDDDLRAMLGEVESDRRGEPSDYLEDVAGQHVDGLAVAVCTVDGHQAAAGETEHAFALQSVSKALTYAVVLQEIGLDHVLEDVGVEPSGESFNHLSLHDDGRPCNPLINAGAILVHSLLPAGDEDERTALLLRRYSALAGVELEVCEDVLDAERTRADRNLGLAHLLADAGRLPISAREAVAGYLAQCSVLVTAPQLAVMGATLAAGGTNPVTGERVLDEWVAQQTMSVMLTCGMYDASGQWVAEVGVPAKSGVSGALLGAVPGALGLAAWSPRLDEQGNSRRGIGLFEGLSSRWDLHVLQHRGALRGLSGPR from the coding sequence TTGACCCGCCGCGGCAGGCGTAGCGTCCCGCTGATCATCGCGGTGGCTCAGAGGTACGACCGGAAGATGGGCATCGGCTCCCTGATCGCCACGATGCTCCCGTCCTCGATCGCCTTCCTGCCCGCGTGCACCGGCATGGTCATCGGCTGGAGGTGGCTGGGCCTGCCGCTGGGCCCGAACGCCCGGTCCAGTGCACACCGTGACCGGCCCGGTGCCCGCCCGCGACCCGGGCGCCCGTCCACTACTGTGACAGGAATGGACACGACGCGATTCGACGACGACCTGCGCGCGATGCTCGGCGAGGTGGAGTCCGACCGCCGCGGCGAGCCCTCCGACTACCTCGAGGACGTCGCCGGCCAGCATGTGGACGGCCTCGCCGTGGCGGTGTGCACGGTGGACGGCCACCAGGCCGCCGCCGGGGAGACCGAGCACGCCTTCGCGCTGCAGTCGGTCTCCAAGGCCCTCACCTACGCGGTGGTGCTGCAGGAGATCGGCCTGGACCACGTGCTGGAGGACGTGGGCGTCGAGCCCTCCGGTGAGTCGTTCAACCACCTGTCCCTGCACGACGACGGCCGGCCGTGCAACCCGCTGATCAACGCCGGCGCCATCCTGGTCCACTCCCTCCTGCCCGCCGGGGACGAGGACGAGCGGACGGCCCTGCTGCTGCGCCGCTACAGCGCGCTGGCCGGCGTCGAGCTGGAGGTCTGCGAGGACGTCCTCGACGCCGAACGCACCCGCGCCGACCGCAACCTGGGCCTGGCCCACCTGCTCGCCGACGCCGGCCGGCTGCCCATCTCGGCCCGCGAGGCCGTGGCCGGCTACCTCGCGCAGTGCTCGGTCCTGGTCACCGCACCCCAGCTGGCCGTCATGGGCGCCACCCTCGCCGCTGGCGGCACGAACCCCGTGACGGGGGAGCGGGTGCTGGACGAGTGGGTGGCGCAGCAGACGATGTCCGTGATGCTCACCTGCGGCATGTACGACGCCAGCGGCCAGTGGGTGGCCGAGGTCGGCGTGCCCGCGAAGTCCGGCGTCTCGGGCGCGCTGCTCGGTGCCGTGCCCGGGGCCCTGGGCCTCGCCGCGTGGTCGCCGCGCCTGGACGAGCAAGGTAACTCCCGGCGTGGCATCGGGTTGTTCGAGGGGCTCAGCTCGCGCTGGGACCTGCACGTGCTCCAGCACCGTGGCGCCTTGCGCGGCCTCAGCGGGCCCCGCTGA